CATACTAACCTCTTAAAAATAGTGAGGTAAATGAAAAAGGAGCGTATTTCCGCTCCTTTTTCATCTTTTCACAATTGAAGTTATTGATTTTTTTCTGATAACTCAACCACATTTAATTTTTCATATAAATAAATTTTTATACTCATAAATGTATCAAAAAATTTTTATCTATATTTGCTTTTTTGTATTACTTTTATATTTACTTTTACAGTCAAGAATTCCTTTGTTCTTCTTTCAAAAATCACACCATCATACAAATAAATGCTTAACTGTGTACAAAGTAATAATTACTTCATGAATATCATACCTATCATTAATTATTTTAGTTTAAAAATAAAGAAGGGAGAGAGGTACGTATATTATCCAAGTGTTCATTAAATCGGAATTTAATGAACACTTGAATAATGAAAGTTAACCTCCCCTCCTTTCTTTAATGTACAAAGACATGAAAATGGATACTTTCTAGACAAGAAAGTATCCATTTTCATTTTTGGGACTTGCTTGGTCCAAGAAAATTCAAACTAAAATTTTATAGATTTACAGAACTAAATACATAGTACATAAAAAATAGACAAGATAGATAAGCTAGCCTGCCAGCAATTGATTCTCTCATAAATTTCATAAGTATGACTTCGTCAAGCAATGCTAAGAATAACGGTATAAACAGTACCATAGCAAGTTTGATCGCTATGTCATTTATTGTTAGATTAAATGGTTCGAAATTAATTATACTATTTCACTTACCTTTCTGAAACTATTTATTTATATAATATAATCATATAAATAAATTTACTAAAATGCTACCATAATGTAAAATGAAAATAAAATTATTTATTTTTAAAAGTTCAAACAAGCATAACTCCGTTCTAAGGACGAGGTTATGCGAAAAATAAAGTTGTTTAATTTTTGATGTAAGATATTTCACTACACTAAAAAATAACAATAAAGTTGTTTAAAAATCTAAGTTTGATTCAACAATAGCGCTCGATTGCTGAAGATAGCCCTTGAACTGAAGCACCTTTTGTTTAAATGTATTTGTTCACAAACTTTCCTCTAGCCAAAGACTGATGGAATAAATAGAAGGATGAATTTTATCTAATTCATCCTTCTATTTAATAAACATAACTATGGTAATTTCAAAATTTGGTGTTTTATCTTATTCAAGCACTATCACTATTACACGAAGAATGTTTACACTTCAAATCCTTTGATTTTAGCGTCAGGACTTAATGTCTTTTCTGGTACAAATTCGTCTGGTTGTACTCCATCTTTCACTTTGTTTACCCAGTCATAGTTAGCAAGAGCTCCACGACCTAAAGTGATAACATCAGATTCATCTTTTTCGATAATTTCTTTTGCTTTTTCTGGGTCATGAAGGCTTCCATTTGCGATAACAGGTAATTTGCTGTACTTTTTAGCTAATGCTGCAAGAGTAGATCCAGTTCCAAATGCTGAATCTGTTGCGCTTGTTCCTTCGTCTTCAGAGAATGCAGGTTGCCATGCTTCAAATTCTGTTACATGGATAAAGTCTAGTCCTGCTTGTCCTAACTGACCAAAAATAATTTCAGCATCTTTTTCTTTATCAGCCCACTTATGGAAATAGTCATTTATTTTCCCCTGAGAAATTCTGATACCTACTGGATACTCTTCTCCAACCGCTTCACGCACTGCCTTTGAAACTTCCACCAATAAACGAACACGATTTTCAGTAGTGCCGCCATATTCATCAATTCTATTATTAGTATAATCAGTTGAAAACTGATCTAGGATGTACCCATTAGCACCGTGGATTTCAACGCCATCAAAACCAGCTTCTCTAGCATTCTTTGCAGCCTCAGCAAACCCTTTAATTACCACTTTAATATCTTCTTTTGTTGCTTCTTTAGGTACTGGGAATTTACCATTACCACCATAAACCTTCATTTGTTGTCCTTTGGGTTCAACCACTGATGGTCCGATTGTGCCCCTTACAAAACAATTTCCTTGAGATAAGGCACCAGCATGCATTAATTGAAGAAATATTTTTCCGTCCTCTTGATGAACAGCATCTGTAACCTTTTTCCAACCCTCAATTTGTTTGTCATTAATGATACCAGGTTGATCGAAATATCCTTGACTATAAGCATCATCTAGATATGTTCCTTCAGTTATGATTAAACTAAATCCTCCACGAGCAAATTTCGCATAATAATTAACCATTTCGTCAGTGGCTACACCTTCTGGTGTAGCGCTTGTGCGTGTCATTGGAGCAACACCCACGCGATTGTCAATCGTAATACTACCTAATTTCACGGTTTCGAAAAGTAAATTGTTGTTTGTCATAATATAAACTCCTTCTGTATTTAAAATTATATTTAATATTGTCGATTTTTAAATTAGCAACCATTAATTCCGCACGCCATACCCTCTGGAAAATCAGACTGCTTTTTACTAATTTCTTCTGCAATAATATCTTCAAGAGATTCTTTGGAACGAATGCCAGATACTTTTGTATCGCCAATAATAAAAGTGGGCACTGCCGAGATATTTGCTTCTTCATATGCATGATGAAGTGCTTGTTGATGTGCTTCCCGATACTTTCTCGTTTCTAGAGCTGAACGGTACTCATCGGTATTTAAATTGACTTCGCGAGCTAGCTTAGTCAGTACATTAATATCACCCATATCTTGTTCTTCTTGGAAAAAGGCTTTTAGTATACGTTTGTTATATTCGTTTCCCTTCGCATATTGATAACCTTCGAATGCCAAATGAGTATATGGTTGCGGAGAAACTTGTGGAAGTACTATATTAACTCCCATTCTTTCTGCCATAGGATAAACAGATTGTCTCCAAGTGTTTTGTAGATAGTGACCTTCAGGCTTTAGAGTTTCATTCGGGAAAGGACGCAATTCATAAGGCATCCACTCTATTTCTACATCCTTTCCTTTAATCGCTTCCTCCAATGGCTGTTCAGCTAGAAAACAAAAAGGACAAACGTAATCAGAATATACCTTTATCTTTACCGTCATGTTTAATACCGCCTTCCTTAACATAATTAATTTGTTACTATTGATAACAAACTTGTTATGTGCTTATAATAATATACAGTGTCCGATTAGTAAAATAGATATATTCGAACGTAACGTTCAATAAAATTGAACTAAGAAAGGAAGAAACAATATGGAACTCAGACATCTGGTCACATTTAAAACGATTGTAGAGAAAGATGGCTTTAAAAGAGCAGCTGATCATCTGGGTTATGCTCAATCGTCCGTTACCACACATATTAAAGAACTAGAGAGAGAATTAGGAAAACCATTATTTGATCGACTAGGTAAAAAAGTAGTGCTGACTCAATATGGTCACCACTTTTTATCGTATGCGACCAAAATCATTGATTTATATTCACAAGCTTTAAACACCAATGATGAACCGATAGGAAATCTTATTATAGGTATTTCTGAATCACTCACAATAGGCCGTATTCCCCCAATCCTACTTGAATATAAGAGATTATATCCGAAGGTTAATCTCTCTTTAAAATCAATCGATAATTATGATGTTACATCATACTTACAAAATGGAGATATTGATCTTGCATTGATACTAGAGAAAGATGATTTATCCCTTCCAGAACTTTTTACGGAAAATCTGAAAAGAGAAAAGATGGTTCTAATACGCCCTAACGACAGTGAGGACTCTAGTACAGTACTATATACCGAACGATCATGCAGTTATAAATCTGTTTTTGAACACTATATAAATTACAAGCAAATGGATGTAAAGGAGAGTCTCGACTTTCAAAGTATTGAGGCTATAAAGCAATGTGTTAGAAGTGGACTTGGTATTTCACTCGTTCCTTATTTCTCCGTAAAAGAAGAGCTGCTCACAAACAAATTGTCGGGTGAAGAAGTATCACCAGAGCATCCTTCCATTTCTACTTTCCTTGCTTACCACAAAGATAAATGGCTTTCACCAGCTATTGTAAAAATGATTGAATTGATAAGAGAACATGCTAAGGGATGGGAATAATCTTTTATTAGCCAAGTAACCTTTAGATAATTCTTTATGAATACGAATTATCTAAAGCATTAATAACAACCAAAAATTAACATTGTAATAGAAATAAAAAAGGAGCTAATATGCTCCTTTTTCAATTAACAGTTTAAATAACGTTCTCAGTAATAATTTTCAATCTTATAAAATTCGCCTTCCTCATTTCTTTCATATGCACATTAAGGAGGTTCTTGGGATAAATTCTAAAATGTTATTGTCAATATTCAAGACAACTCAAATTTTTGCTAGTATTTCTTTTTAAAAACACCACTAATAAACTTATATAAGATTATTAGTATTTATTATTTGGAACCAACTAATTTTAAAAAAATTCTTACTCAAGAGTTGTTTCAGAATATGATATTTATCCACTTTGATGCCTCTATTTAAAAAAATACGCATTTTTCATCTCGATATACAGATGTTAAAATGAGTACTTGCTATAAATAAATCTTTGTAGTTATATATATTAAATAAGATTTTCGATACAAAATCTATTAATTAAAGAGAACTTTATTCTCGTACAGCTACGTACAACGATTCTTTCTAAAATAAAAATACATCACTATTTAATAGTGATGTATTTTTATTTTAGATATTAGAATAGGAATACGGGCGAATTAATAAGGAAAAGGTTACTGCATAATATTTCTATAATAGGGTATCAATTAAAGATGCATGCTTTGTTCCATAATAGAGCATTTAAATCCTAACTTCTCAATTGTATCTGCACTTTCTTATCTGCCAACGAAACATTAGATACAATTATCAATCCATTTCCCTTTTAGGCTCTACCAACATGATGTGGGATTCCTTTTCAGTGAAAGGTTTATGCTCAACGCCTCTCGGGACAATAAACATCTCGCCCTTAGAAATTTTCACCTGTCCATCACGAAAATCGATGAACATCTCCCCTTCAAACACAATAAATAGCTTATCCGTATTAGGATGCTCATGCCATATAAAATCTCCATTAGCTTTAAAAATCTGAATTTGATCATCATTCATTTCACCAATCACTCGTGGATACCAATAATCGTTAATTTTAGATAACTCGTCATTTAGTTTAATAGGTTGGTAATGGATAATAATCCCTCCTCACTTTTAAATTCCACTATATTACAGTAATCTAAGTGAAAAAGTCGTCATTACGCTTAAAAAGAAAATGCTCAGGCGAGAACTTTTCATTCAGATAGTACAAAGAAGTGATTTCAATGAAGGTACTTTCAATCCAATGTTTCCTTTAACTCTCCATAAGTATAGAACAGTGATTTTCAAATAAGAATGGACCCCTGTTGACATTAGTATGGATTATTGATGAAATTCTCGCGAGATTTAGTAGGCGAAATGCCAACTCGCTTCTTGAAAACTCTACTAAAATAAAAAGGGTCTGCGATTCCAACAGCCTGCGCAATTTGTTGTACAGGCACACCACTTGTACATAACATTTTTTGAGCCATCTTTATACGATAGTTCAATAAATATTCTGCTGGCCCCATACCTGCATGCTTTCTAAACACGTAAGAAAGATGATTTCGATTAACATTATTTTGTTCTGTAAGCGTATGTATTGTAATATCTTTATAATAGTATTCATGAACGTAACTAGATATTCGTTCGAATAAAGTATGCGACTCATAGTTGTTTTCTCTATTGACAACACTTAATAAAGCTTCATTCAACGCTTCGCGAAACAGCATTTCGGCCTGAAACATCGAAATGCCTCCACGCTGATTATACACATCCCAAAGACGCATAAGTAATTCGACAAGACGAGGAGATTGTCCTGTTAATAATTCAAAATGCTGATGAGTAAAGCCAGAGTCTTCTCGTTCTGAATTGCTTATCCGATATAAAACAAGAATATATTCCCAGTTTATTTCACCAAGCATTTTATGGGCTAATGTCATTTTTGCACCCCCATGTATAACTTTTCCTGGGGAAAGGATATACAGCGTACCATTAAATTGAAATTGCGTCTTCCCTGTAAGTGGAAATACAAATCCTGGGAAAGAATCTGTAGACTCAGCACAAGGCACACCTGGATTTTTAGCATAACGATATACTCCTTCTACTCGGAAAGGATTATTGGCAAGATACTCTGCTAACTCATTCACGTCCAACTTCACAATGCACGCCTCATTTCAATAATAGTTTTCTTGTAATTCGCGAGATTAATTAGTGTACATTCTGGGCAACGCTAAACTAAAAATAGTACATACGACTTAACAAGATCTGGTTATTAACCTATAAATATATTGTTTTTCATTTATAGACAAAAGTATCCTCCCCATATTATTGATAATGATTTTCATTGTAGTTTGATAAAAAAAAACATTTGTCAAGTTGGATGGCCTAGAAAAATGACGAAACAAGGGGTACAAAGGGACGGTTCTGTTGCAAATAATACCTGGTCTTTGTTAACTAATTCCCCTCAAAACTGAAATGATCATGTTAATAGTTGTAATAGCTTTATTAGTTACAGCACTTGCAGCATGTGGAAATAATCGTAATCCTGAAGAAGTTGCTACAGCGTATTTCGAAGATGCAAAAGAAGGAAATGTTAAAGATTTTGGCGAGTTATTCACTCCTAAAGCGAAGAAAATTGTTGCTTTTGCGGGTGGAAATGCAGACCTAATGAAATCGGTTAGCAAGGATCTTAAAAGCTATAAAATTCGAAAAGTCGAAGAGAAAAATGAAATTGCTACAGTAACTGTTGATGCTGTATATAAAGGTAATGCTAAAAAAGTAATCGTAATTGAACTAGAGAAAACGGATGATGGTTGAAAAATTAGTAAATCATAAAAAAACGGTCTAGAATTCTAGACCGTTTTTTAGTTCCCTCGATCTTCTTCTTCGAAATCACGTAGACTAGTAAGCAATTCTGTAAATGTTGAGCAAACAGGATATATTGCTTCCTCTATGTTTTCTTCTTCATGATCCCCAAATACTACTGTTGATGATTCAGTGCTATTTCGATAATCGAAACATAAAAGGTTACCGAATGAATCTCTAGCAAAAGGATATACCTTAGCTACCAACCTATCTTTTACACTGTTATAGTTTTGGACAATTGAATATTCGTCTTCTATATGCAGAGTTAAGAGATTACTAAATACATTCTCATCTTGTCCTGGTACATCAAATGATTATCATTTG
This Bacillus paramycoides DNA region includes the following protein-coding sequences:
- a CDS encoding NADH:flavin oxidoreductase, which codes for MTNNNLLFETVKLGSITIDNRVGVAPMTRTSATPEGVATDEMVNYYAKFARGGFSLIITEGTYLDDAYSQGYFDQPGIINDKQIEGWKKVTDAVHQEDGKIFLQLMHAGALSQGNCFVRGTIGPSVVEPKGQQMKVYGGNGKFPVPKEATKEDIKVVIKGFAEAAKNAREAGFDGVEIHGANGYILDQFSTDYTNNRIDEYGGTTENRVRLLVEVSKAVREAVGEEYPVGIRISQGKINDYFHKWADKEKDAEIIFGQLGQAGLDFIHVTEFEAWQPAFSEDEGTSATDSAFGTGSTLAALAKKYSKLPVIANGSLHDPEKAKEIIEKDESDVITLGRGALANYDWVNKVKDGVQPDEFVPEKTLSPDAKIKGFEV
- a CDS encoding DsbA family oxidoreductase, which translates into the protein MTVKIKVYSDYVCPFCFLAEQPLEEAIKGKDVEIEWMPYELRPFPNETLKPEGHYLQNTWRQSVYPMAERMGVNIVLPQVSPQPYTHLAFEGYQYAKGNEYNKRILKAFFQEEQDMGDINVLTKLAREVNLNTDEYRSALETRKYREAHQQALHHAYEEANISAVPTFIIGDTKVSGIRSKESLEDIIAEEISKKQSDFPEGMACGINGC
- a CDS encoding LysR family transcriptional regulator, coding for MELRHLVTFKTIVEKDGFKRAADHLGYAQSSVTTHIKELERELGKPLFDRLGKKVVLTQYGHHFLSYATKIIDLYSQALNTNDEPIGNLIIGISESLTIGRIPPILLEYKRLYPKVNLSLKSIDNYDVTSYLQNGDIDLALILEKDDLSLPELFTENLKREKMVLIRPNDSEDSSTVLYTERSCSYKSVFEHYINYKQMDVKESLDFQSIEAIKQCVRSGLGISLVPYFSVKEELLTNKLSGEEVSPEHPSISTFLAYHKDKWLSPAIVKMIELIREHAKGWE
- a CDS encoding cupin domain-containing protein, translated to MNDDQIQIFKANGDFIWHEHPNTDKLFIVFEGEMFIDFRDGQVKISKGEMFIVPRGVEHKPFTEKESHIMLVEPKREMD
- a CDS encoding helix-turn-helix transcriptional regulator, coding for MKLDVNELAEYLANNPFRVEGVYRYAKNPGVPCAESTDSFPGFVFPLTGKTQFQFNGTLYILSPGKVIHGGAKMTLAHKMLGEINWEYILVLYRISNSEREDSGFTHQHFELLTGQSPRLVELLMRLWDVYNQRGGISMFQAEMLFREALNEALLSVVNRENNYESHTLFERISSYVHEYYYKDITIHTLTEQNNVNRNHLSYVFRKHAGMGPAEYLLNYRIKMAQKMLCTSGVPVQQIAQAVGIADPFYFSRVFKKRVGISPTKSRENFINNPY
- a CDS encoding lumazine-binding protein encodes the protein MIMLIVVIALLVTALAACGNNRNPEEVATAYFEDAKEGNVKDFGELFTPKAKKIVAFAGGNADLMKSVSKDLKSYKIRKVEEKNEIATVTVDAVYKGNAKKVIVIELEKTDDG